Proteins encoded together in one Hevea brasiliensis isolate MT/VB/25A 57/8 chromosome 16, ASM3005281v1, whole genome shotgun sequence window:
- the LOC110639262 gene encoding pentatricopeptide repeat-containing protein At4g14170: protein MHLASLFLARTKFLLLNKLFFSTTTSTNPQNTSLISHYFSLLHSSPNPTHLRHLHARLLRTSLYDNVVLTSKLVLMYSHHNKLIPHSLPVFFHMPCRNIYSWNIIIGEFSRSNFPEKSLDLFLQMWRGSHVRPDDFSLPLVLRACAGSGSVELGNSIHGLCVKTGWAVSLFVASALIFMYVTFGNLFYARVLFDGMSKRDAVLWTAILAGYAQHGEPMLGLQVFREMVDVGVTLDGVVMVSLLLVCGQLGCLKHGKSVHGWCVRNCLVFELSLGNAIVDMYVKCAALAYAHRVFVEMTETDVFSWSSLILGYGLSGNVSIALALFDQMHMRGIKPNDVTFLGVLSACAHGGLVEEARSHFKMIKHYGLLAGFKHYSSMVDCLGRAGLLEEAERFIEEMPMEPDEAVLGAILAGCRIHNNVEVGERIAKKLIRLKPEKAGYYVLLSNMYASAGRYDEAEIIRDLMKEKNVSKVPGYSLIESKSSFPPSQNEDLDFLEI from the coding sequence ATGCACTTAGCTTCGTTGTTCTTGGCAAGAACAAAGTTTCTTCTCTTAAATAAGCTCTTCTTCTCCACCACCACTTCCACGAACCCACAAAATACTTCTCTCATTTCACACTATTTTTCCCTTCTTCACTCTTCCCCTAACCCAACTCATCTGCGCCACCTCCATGCTCGCTTACTCCGCACCTCCCTATACGACAATGTAGTCCTCACTTCTAAGCTCGTTTTGATGTATTCCCATCATAACAAACTCATCCCTCATTCTCTTCCGGTTTTTTTTCACATGCCATGTAGAAATATCTACTCTTGGAACATCATAATTGGTGAGTTTTCTCGGTCGAATTTTCCCGAGAAATCTTTAGACTTGTTTCTTCAAATGTGGAGGGGATCCCATGTTCGACCCGATGACTTCTCTCTTCCTCTTGTTTTACGGGCGTGTGCTGGCTCGGGATCGGTGGAACTTGGGAATTCAATACATGGATTGTGTGTGAAAACGGGTTGGGCAGTGAGTTTATTTGTTGCATCTGCTTTGATTTTTATGTACGTTACTTTTGGCAATTTGTTTTATGCTAGAGTGTTGTTTGATGGAATGTCTAAGAGAGATGCGGTGTTATGGACTGCAATTCTGGCTGGTTATGCTCAACATGGGGAACCAATGTTGGGATTGCAAGTGTTTAGGGAGATGGTTGATGTGGGTGTCACGCTTGATGGGGTTGTTATGGTGAGCTTGCTTTTGGTGTGTGGTCAATTGGGATGCTTAAAGCATGGAAAAAGTGTTCATGGGTGGTGTGTGAGAAATTGCTTGGTGTTCGAGTTAAGTTTAGGGAACGCCATAGTCGATATGTACGTTAAATGTGCAGCGCTAGCTTATGCGCACAGAGTTTTCGTTGAAATGACTGAAACAGACGTGTTTTCTTGGAGCTCTTTAATTTTGGGTTACGGATTGAGTGGCAATGTTAGTATTGCTTTGGCGCTTTTTGATCAGATGCATATGAGAGGGATTAAACCCAATGATGTAACTTTTCTTGGTGTCTTATCAGCGTGTGCCCATGGGGGCTTGGTGGAGGAAGCACGTTCCCACTTCAAAATGATCAAACATTATGGGCTGTTGGCTGGATTCAAACATTATTCTAGTATGGTTGATTGTCTAGGGAGAGCTGGGCTTTTGGAAGAGGCAGAGAGATTTATCGAAGAAATGCCCATGGAACCTGATGAAGCAGTGCTAGGTGCCATATTAGCAGGATGTAGAATTCATAATAATGTTGAGGTAGGAGAACGAATTGCAAAGAAATTAATTAGGTTGAAGCCAGAGAAAGCTGGATATTATGTGCTTTTGTCCAACATGTATGCATCAGCGGGTAGATATGACGAGGCTGAGATAATTAGGGACTTGATGAAAGAAAAGAATGTCTCTAAGGTACCTGGGTATAGCTTGATTGAATCAAAGAGTTCTTTTCCTCCATCACAAAATGAAGATCTGGATTTTCTTGAAATCTGA